In Mytilus edulis chromosome 4, xbMytEdul2.2, whole genome shotgun sequence, the following proteins share a genomic window:
- the LOC139521768 gene encoding ankyrin repeat family A protein 2-like, with translation MDSEDKLQLQKKDQKKSPERIKRPPVLSPLKRPPSLRLVSPFDSDQELNDLEVASVLADEYSEDDSCISPTKKAADGSRPTTVMTNLQRGNVQTTTPLPRYLNFHQMAAQGEIKLLQQEISEGADVNRCDDVGGLTALLWAAAYGQLTTIEFLLENDGDLNAIGGNGENCLLLASAGGYKDIVRMCLQKGQQVNYVDETGSTALIYAAYRNHPGVVQVLLEHGADMTIQNEDEMTAMDLAVGQGNTAVRQTIDKHMLSLFGE, from the exons ATGGACAGCGAAGACAAACTCCAGTTACAGAAGAAAGATCAGAAGAAGTCACCAGAAAGAATAAAGAGGCCTCCTGTTCTCTCTCCATTGAAGCGTCCACCATCACTGAGATTAGTATCGCCATTTGACAGTGATCAAGAACTGAATGACCTTGAAGTAGCTTCAGTTTTAGCTGATG AGTACTCAGAAGATGACTCATGTATATCACCAACAAAGAAAGCAGCAGATGGATCCAGG CCAACTACAGTAATGACCAATTTACAGAGAGGAAATGTGCAGACAACAACTCCATTACCTAGAT atttaaactTCCACCAGATGGCAGCCCAGGGTGAAATAAAACTGTTACAACAAGAGATAAGTGAAG GAGCAGATGTAAACAGGTGTGATGATGTTGGTGGGTTGACAGCTTTATTGTGGGCTGCAGCTTATGGTCAGCTGACCACTATAGAATTTCTATTAGAGAATGATGGTGACTTGAATGCTATAGGAGGTAATGGTGAGAACTGTCTCCTGTTAGCCAGTGCTGGAGGATATAAAGATATTGTGAGGATGTGTCTGCAGAAAGGACAACAGGTTAATTATGTTGATGAG ACAGGAAGCACAGCTCTGATATATGCAGCATACAGGAATCACCCAGGTGTTGTTCAAGTTCTGTTAGAGCATGGTGCTGATATGACCATACAAAATGAGGATGAAATGACAGCTATGGATCTGGCAGTAGGGCAGGGTAATACAGCAG ttAGACAGACAATAGACAAACATATGTTGTCATTATTTGGAGAATGA